In Lolium perenne isolate Kyuss_39 chromosome 5, Kyuss_2.0, whole genome shotgun sequence, the sequence ATTGTATTTGTCTCGTATTGTTACCGATGAGGGCGATGGCACCATCAGTGATCATCCctccttttttttttgcgagtaaAAGAGATGCCATTAATTCGGAAACATTACAGATAGACCCCCCAAAGAACACAAAAATACAGAACCATCCATCTGCAAGCTGATAGCCATGGCGATCCACGGCGCTGTCGGTGGCGCGCCGTCGCATCTGCCTCCCAAGACGCCTTGGAACGGAGGCCTTCCCCATGCGAACGGGAAGTCGCCGATCACCGGCCCCGCAGGACCTACACCAGAGGACTCCATCGCCATCGATCCGAATCGAAGCACCTTCTTCCACCTGAAAAGCAAACCGCCGGCTCCGCCGTCTCCCGGACGCCAGCTTGGGGAAAACGCCCACCGCACCTCCGCAAAGGCGCGAGCGCGACGAGGGCAGCAGCTCGATGACGAAACTCCCTGGAGCGCCGCCGTCGGAGTGGATAGCCACCACCCGCAAACACCGATCCGGCCAGACCACCACTCCATCGCCGCCGGTCGGGAACCTAGCTCTCCTACGCTATGTACAAGACGCGAGACGGGGTTCCCccggcctcccgccgccggagcggccggcgGAGACGGAGAGAGCCCCCGACTCAGCGCCTACGAGGTGGATCGCCCGGTGGATCTACAAATCTCCTTCCAGACACTGTAGACGGGGAAGGGGGGGTCCAAGGTCCTCTCACTTTCTTAGTGATCATCCCTCCTTTCGTTAGTTATTTCACGAAGCCAACACATACAACTTGTCTTTACTTTGACACTACTACTTCACGGAAATGATAATTTTACTTCTTGGACATGATATTGCAATCCGCACTGTATTTAATTAGACAGCACTACATTCCTTGATTTTACTTCTTAGAGCGCCTTGATTCCCCATATTAGTTGGATGAACTACAATTACTGAATACCATTGCTAGTAGGAAAAAGACTGAAGCCAGTAACATGATTAACCAGTAGCGCAAACAATGTAATTTGGAATTGCTCACTCATACTTATCTAAAACAAATATGTAGTAGTACAATTTTGCATCGACTGACGCACATAAAGCAATATTTATCAACTGCAGATACCTAGTACGAGctaaaaaaaaaatcaagctAGTAAATAACTTACGAGCTAAGAAATTAGTGCTAAACATAACCGAATTATCGAGCTAAGCTGTTCTTCACAACGCCGAAGCAGCATTTATCAACTGCAAATACCAAGTACGAGCTAAAAATTAAGCTACTAGTAGTAAATAACTTTACGAGCTACTCCGGAGGTAGTACGAAATTAGGGCTAAACATGACCAAATTTTCGATCTAAACTAGTTCTTGACAACGCCGTTGCCCATCTGGATGTCTGCCCGTCGCGGGTCATCGTCGTCGGTGACGAAGCGCTTCCAGTACCAGTGCCTCTTCCAGACGTTGGCCATGCCCTCGATGGGCACCCCCTTGGTCTCCGGCACGAAGAGCGCGACGAAGAGCGTCATGGCGGCGACCCACGCGGCGAAGAAGAAGAATAGGACGAACTTGAGGCTGCAGAGCATGGGGAGGAAGGCCTGGGCGACGACGAAGGTCATGAACATGTTGGTGGCGACAGTGATGCTCTGCCCCGCCGGCCTCACCGCCAGTGACAACACCTCGCTTGGCACCAGCCACCCCAGCGGGCCCCAAGACCAAGCGAACCCAGCCACGTAGACGCagatcatcaccaccaccgccgccgcgtaCCCGGCCGGGATCTCCGCCACGCCGCTCCACCCGAGCTTGGCGCCGATGAGCGCCCCCACCGTCACCTGGCTCACAAACATCTGCGCCCCGCCCTGCAGGAACAGCACGCGCCGCCCCACCCTGTCCACCGTGAAGACCGACACCAGCGTGGCCATAAGGAAGACGACGCCGGTGATGACCGCCGACATGAGCGACGCGCTGCCGCCGAACCTCAGCGTCTGGAAGAGCACCGGCGCGTAGAACATGATGACGTTGATGCCCGTGAGCTGCTGCAGCAGCGGGATCGCCACCGCCATCACCAGCTGCGGCCTGTACCGCCGCCGCAGGATGTCGCGCCACGGCCGCTCCACGGCGCGAGACGCCTCGCTCGCGACCGCCAGGTCGCGGTACTCGGCGTCGATGTCGTCGGTGCCGCGCACGCGCAGGAGCATCCGCCTGGCGTCGTCGGCCTTGCCGCGTTCCAGGAGGGAGTTGGGCGTGTCGGGTAGGAACAAGGAGCCGACGGTGATGATGGCCGCAGGCACCGCCGCGAGAGCGAGGCTGAGCCGCCACCCCCACCCGCCGGAGATCTTGTTGGTCCCGTAGTTGATGAGGTTGGCGGCGAGGATGCCGAGGGTGATCATGAGCTGGAATGCATTGTTGAGCATGCCGCGCATCCTGGCCGGCGCCATCTCCGAGAGGTAGACCGGCACGCTCTGGTTGGCGAAGCCGACGCCGACGCCGAGGAGGACGCGGCCGAGGATGAGCATGGCGATGTCTTGGGCGGCGCCGTTGAGCGCGCATCCGGCGAGGAAGGTGACCCCGCCGACGAACATGGACCATTTGCGTCCGGCGAGGCGGGTGACGGAGGCGGCGAAGAGGGAGGCGACGAGCGCGGCGAGGTAGAGCGAGGAGGTGAACATGGTGAGGGGCTGGCTGTCGAACTTGCAGTACTGGTTGCTGCCGtcggcctcccgctgcttccgagACACAGATGGGAAGAACCTGCTGAGGAACGGGTCCATCGACGTCACACCGCCGGAGATGCCGATGTCGTAGCCAAAGATGAGCCCGCCCGTGGCCGCCACCAGGCACGTTATGAACACGAACAGGGTCAGCCGGCCGGGGTAGTCCTGCCTCACCCCGCCGCCgaccgccgcgccgcccgccatgTCGCCCAGCACGTAATGGAGTGGCGATGCGGTAGTGTGTGTGTCGTCGTTGCTGCGTTGAGGAGGCACGGCGTTGTGTGGAGTCGAGCTATATAGAGAGCTAGGCCTCTAACGTAGAGATAAGTCAGGCAAGCACAGTGGAGAAGAAAAGTCAGGGTACTATAGCAACAACTGTACATGTTTTACTGTAGTAAATTACTATAGATAGTTGCTGGACAAATAAATAATATAAACTAAAAAAAAGTCAGCCATAGTTTTGATTGTAAGTAACTACTGTAAATAGATGCCTCACGTATGTGTTGTGCAAGTTAATTTAGATTAAATTTTACTTAATCATATGAATATGAAGGGGGAAAGTTAGAGAATTGTAGCTTACTGACTTGTGTTCTCCATGTTAGAGGATCTGGTTCTAGCCGCACTAAGTTTAACATAAACTTTAACcgttaatttgataaaaaaaggTTTTCAATTTTATATAATTTGTAACGGATTTGCTGGAAATCAGGCCTGATACTTAATAAGTTTAAGTTGACTGCTTGGAGATTCGTATTTTGTACTTGTAGATTTGTACTCTGACTTTTTGGTTGTttgtgtgtgtatgtgttgttgTTGGCCCGACGCGTAAGCGTGCTGACTTGTTTTTTGTGGGCTTTGTGGAGTGGGCTCGTGGTGACGATTCCTACAAGGCGTCTTTCTCTCTCTCATGGAACCGCTTACCGCGCATTCCAGTTGCGCGTGTATTGTAAACGACATATTTTCAGTTGCATGTGGGTTGCAACTGAGGTTTTCGGTTACACGTGAGTTGCAACTGATTTATTTTTTCCAATTGCATGAGCGTTGTAATTGAGATTTTTCCAGTTACGCATATGTTGCAACTAAGAATTTCCACATACATGTGGGCTGCAACTGAGAAT encodes:
- the LOC127300596 gene encoding sugar transport protein MST6-like encodes the protein MAGGAAVGGGVRQDYPGRLTLFVFITCLVAATGGLIFGYDIGISGGVTSMDPFLSRFFPSVSRKQREADGSNQYCKFDSQPLTMFTSSLYLAALVASLFAASVTRLAGRKWSMFVGGVTFLAGCALNGAAQDIAMLILGRVLLGVGVGFANQSVPVYLSEMAPARMRGMLNNAFQLMITLGILAANLINYGTNKISGGWGWRLSLALAAVPAAIITVGSLFLPDTPNSLLERGKADDARRMLLRVRGTDDIDAEYRDLAVASEASRAVERPWRDILRRRYRPQLVMAVAIPLLQQLTGINVIMFYAPVLFQTLRFGGSASLMSAVITGVVFLMATLVSVFTVDRVGRRVLFLQGGAQMFVSQVTVGALIGAKLGWSGVAEIPAGYAAAVVVMICVYVAGFAWSWGPLGWLVPSEVLSLAVRPAGQSITVATNMFMTFVVAQAFLPMLCSLKFVLFFFFAAWVAAMTLFVALFVPETKGVPIEGMANVWKRHWYWKRFVTDDDDPRRADIQMGNGVVKN